Proteins co-encoded in one Prescottella sp. R16 genomic window:
- a CDS encoding inorganic diphosphatase gives MTTSGPIEESESLMLARQFLGRTVDLTIDRPYGSRHPSFGFLYLANYGYVPGTLAPDGEELDAYYLGPPEPMTSAHGTCIGIIHRLDDDDDKLIVVPGDSATLDDNAVAAAVEFQEIAGNYVVIRT, from the coding sequence ATGACCACCTCGGGGCCGATCGAGGAATCCGAATCGTTGATGCTGGCGCGGCAGTTCCTCGGCCGAACAGTCGATCTCACCATCGACAGACCCTACGGAAGCCGCCACCCGTCCTTCGGATTCCTCTACCTGGCCAACTACGGTTACGTCCCTGGCACGCTTGCCCCCGACGGCGAAGAACTCGACGCCTACTACCTGGGCCCGCCCGAACCGATGACCTCAGCACACGGCACCTGCATCGGGATCATTCACCGACTCGACGACGATGACGACAAGCTCATCGTCGTTCCCGGTGACAGCGCCACCCTCGACGACAATGCCGTCGCGGCCGCTGTCGAGTTCCAGGAGATCGCGGGAAACTACGTCGTCATCAGGACCTGA
- a CDS encoding sensor histidine kinase → MLLSEASAGWIGALTALFVVVHIVGACSLNAPVARFAWLGSLCAVWVAMALLGADAAYVSFGLILLFMTEVSLVPAVSVVAVITVVNVLIGVHTRGQWGGALVGSLLGAVVGVVVGLGFRVLFHETERRQQLIEDLHRTRAELAETERSAGELAERERLAREIHDTVAQGLSSIQMLLHAAEAENLPPGAADKIVMARRTASAGLADARRLIAALSPADLAGSSLVDALGRVCERAAAGRCDVHLLVEGQALSLPMPVESALVRLAQGAVSNVVRHADARHAVVTLGYGADAVRLDVVDDGHGFDVGILDDPSAHNFGLNAMRTRVEQLDGRWSIESEPGHTAISVTFPLAQSGEEPR, encoded by the coding sequence GTGCTGCTGTCCGAGGCATCGGCGGGATGGATCGGTGCCTTGACTGCGCTGTTCGTTGTCGTTCACATCGTGGGCGCCTGCTCGTTGAACGCTCCGGTTGCGCGCTTCGCTTGGCTGGGATCGCTGTGCGCGGTGTGGGTGGCGATGGCGCTCCTGGGCGCCGACGCGGCCTACGTATCGTTCGGGCTCATCCTGCTTTTCATGACCGAGGTGTCGTTGGTCCCCGCGGTGTCGGTGGTGGCGGTGATCACTGTTGTCAACGTGCTGATCGGTGTCCATACTCGCGGCCAGTGGGGCGGAGCGCTGGTCGGGTCGTTGCTCGGGGCTGTGGTCGGTGTCGTTGTGGGACTGGGTTTTCGAGTGCTGTTCCACGAGACGGAGCGCCGGCAGCAACTGATCGAGGATCTGCATCGCACTCGCGCAGAGCTGGCGGAAACGGAGCGCTCCGCCGGTGAACTGGCCGAACGTGAGCGGTTGGCCCGAGAGATCCACGACACCGTCGCCCAGGGGCTGAGCAGCATCCAGATGCTGTTGCACGCCGCCGAGGCCGAAAACCTGCCCCCGGGCGCTGCAGACAAGATCGTCATGGCTCGGCGGACCGCGTCGGCAGGATTGGCGGACGCCAGACGGCTGATCGCGGCCCTCTCGCCCGCCGATCTGGCGGGAAGCTCACTCGTCGACGCGTTGGGCAGGGTGTGCGAGCGCGCCGCCGCCGGGAGGTGTGACGTGCATCTTCTTGTGGAGGGACAGGCCCTGTCTCTACCGATGCCGGTGGAGTCGGCCCTGGTGCGCCTTGCCCAGGGGGCTGTGTCGAACGTCGTGCGGCATGCCGATGCCCGCCACGCCGTCGTCACTCTCGGCTACGGTGCTGACGCCGTCCGTCTGGACGTGGTCGACGACGGTCACGGATTCGACGTCGGGATCCTCGACGATCCTTCCGCGCACAACTTCGGCCTCAACGCCATGCGGACCCGTGTCGAGCAGCTCGACGGGCGGTGGTCCATCGAATCGGAGCCCGGCCACACCGCGATCTCGGTGACGTTTCCGCTCGCACAGTCAGGGGAGGAGCCGCGATGA
- a CDS encoding response regulator transcription factor — protein MIRLMLADDHAIVRAGLRALLERHADEIEIVAEASTGEEAVALCRDESIDLVLMDLRFGTGLSGVEATREIRSLPSAPQVLVVTNYDTDAEILRAIEAGASGYLLKDTAPAELFTAIVAAAGGASALSPAVASKLMAQMRDPGPTLTPREIQVLEAVAAGFSNREIARRMFLSEGTVKTHLTNTFGKLGVRSRTAAVAQARSRGIIDGTID, from the coding sequence ATGATTCGGCTGATGCTCGCGGACGATCATGCGATCGTCCGCGCCGGACTACGAGCACTGCTCGAACGGCACGCGGACGAAATCGAGATCGTCGCCGAGGCCTCCACCGGTGAAGAGGCCGTTGCGCTGTGCCGTGACGAGTCGATCGATCTCGTCCTCATGGATCTGCGGTTCGGGACCGGACTGAGCGGCGTGGAGGCGACCAGAGAGATCCGCTCCCTGCCGAGCGCTCCGCAGGTCCTGGTGGTGACGAACTACGACACCGATGCCGAAATTCTGCGCGCGATCGAGGCCGGTGCCAGCGGCTATCTCCTCAAGGACACCGCGCCGGCCGAACTCTTCACGGCAATCGTCGCGGCCGCCGGGGGTGCGAGCGCGTTGTCACCCGCGGTGGCCTCGAAACTGATGGCGCAGATGCGTGATCCGGGGCCGACCCTCACCCCCCGTGAGATTCAGGTGTTGGAGGCTGTCGCCGCAGGATTCTCCAACCGGGAGATCGCGCGCCGGATGTTCCTCAGCGAGGGCACCGTCAAGACGCACCTGACGAACACGTTCGGCAAATTGGGTGTGCGATCCCGGACTGCAGCTGTTGCGCAGGCACGTTCGCGGGGGATCATCGACGGCACCATCGACTAG
- a CDS encoding DUF2871 domain-containing protein — MEGVKILVNSAFGYAVAGLASGLYYRELTKAQDFDGPTQLSVVHTHFLVLGVLFLLIVAIFERLFVLSANPLYRWFSVTFHAGLILTVSMQLVHGTMQVFGKEASAAISGIAGIGHVLLTVAFVVFFLTLRSAVARDPEHARSFEKESVPTSPEGAA, encoded by the coding sequence ATGGAAGGTGTGAAGATACTTGTCAATTCCGCGTTCGGTTACGCCGTTGCGGGTCTGGCGTCCGGCCTGTACTACCGGGAGCTGACCAAGGCCCAGGACTTCGACGGACCGACTCAACTTTCCGTCGTGCACACCCATTTCCTGGTTCTCGGTGTGCTGTTCCTACTGATCGTCGCGATCTTCGAGCGCCTGTTCGTGCTGTCGGCCAACCCCCTCTACCGGTGGTTCTCCGTCACCTTCCACGCCGGCCTGATCCTCACTGTGTCGATGCAACTCGTCCACGGGACCATGCAGGTCTTCGGTAAGGAAGCATCGGCCGCGATCTCGGGGATCGCCGGGATAGGCCATGTCCTGCTGACTGTTGCCTTCGTGGTCTTCTTCCTCACGCTCCGCTCGGCCGTCGCGCGTGATCCGGAACATGCTCGATCCTTCGAGAAGGAAAGCGTGCCAACGAGTCCGGAGGGTGCCGCATGA
- a CDS encoding DUF3817 domain-containing protein, with the protein MTDRQPYPVEHSNARILVRAFRVVATLEAVTWLGLLIGMYLKWIAKSTEVGVRIFGSLHGAVFVIFVVLSIAMYVKLGWRLRTLLLALVSSLPPFATIAFEVWAARTGRFVPGADRYSDFPSRYPTSVR; encoded by the coding sequence ATGACCGACCGGCAGCCATATCCGGTGGAGCACTCGAATGCCCGCATTCTGGTGCGAGCCTTCCGTGTCGTTGCAACGCTGGAAGCGGTGACCTGGCTCGGGTTGCTGATCGGCATGTACCTGAAGTGGATCGCGAAGAGCACCGAGGTCGGCGTCCGGATCTTCGGGTCCCTGCACGGGGCGGTGTTCGTGATATTCGTCGTGCTCTCGATCGCGATGTACGTCAAGCTCGGCTGGCGCCTGCGGACCCTGCTGTTGGCGTTGGTGTCCTCGCTGCCTCCGTTCGCCACGATCGCGTTCGAGGTATGGGCTGCCCGCACCGGACGCTTCGTCCCGGGCGCGGACCGCTACTCCGACTTTCCATCCCGCTATCCGACATCGGTGCGATGA
- a CDS encoding MMPL family transporter, with protein sequence MKSRFMNTLFGSRRRAGIVVLLWIVLVGALASIAPALEDVENNAGANDPPASSESVQAAELAAREFPRNEGTPAIVVVRGADRAETSAAVDRITASIDGARVDNPSIAAVVTADSPGGVDLRTADDDSEMVVVSLTGDPTDESFQDTVGTLRDLVGEAAGPADAAVTGPAGIATDTVKVFSSGDKILLLGTILLVAIILLVIYRSPVLVVVALAGVGVAMRLAETVGAMMADAGWFDVSSQTASIMTVLLFGVGTDYALIVTARYREALAEEPDRSAAMMRALRGVSEAILSSVSTIVLAMLALLAAISPALRGFGPYLALGVASMGLVAFTFTPALMLLFGGKLFWPSTTRAASSRVGGKVWERVADLVDRSPKTVLVSTLLGLLVMTAGLAGYRESFDFISGFRIDTQSESGQNMIADAFGPGEIAPSTVYVTTPPGTPPPDWNQITSRLSDVDGVARVGERPEVGAGGTTAAFQIVFTDNPYSPEALDRVDTLAAAAQSAAADAGIADAQVLVGGESAHAADIRSALDRDNWVVAALVLVIVAAVLALLLRSVLAPLYLIGTLVLSFTATLGLTTFVTVTVLGDAGIGNRVAVYIFVFLVALGVDYTIFLMSRYRQELSTHPPRAALRVALTRSGGVISSAGLILAATFAVLTTQPIRELFQFGLAMAIGILLDTFVVRPLLVPAIMRLLGDRALWPSVVETRAKPVMAPSHV encoded by the coding sequence ATGAAGTCACGCTTTATGAACACTCTCTTCGGGTCCCGGCGTCGGGCCGGCATCGTCGTGCTGCTGTGGATCGTCCTCGTGGGTGCCCTCGCAAGTATCGCGCCCGCCTTGGAGGACGTCGAAAACAACGCGGGCGCAAACGATCCGCCCGCCTCATCGGAATCTGTGCAAGCCGCCGAACTCGCGGCCCGCGAGTTCCCTCGTAACGAGGGCACCCCCGCGATCGTCGTCGTACGCGGCGCCGACAGGGCCGAGACCTCGGCGGCAGTGGACCGGATCACCGCGAGCATCGACGGTGCGAGAGTCGACAATCCCTCGATCGCCGCGGTGGTCACCGCCGACAGCCCTGGCGGCGTCGACCTGCGCACCGCCGACGACGACAGCGAGATGGTCGTCGTTTCGCTGACCGGTGATCCGACGGACGAATCGTTCCAGGACACGGTCGGCACGCTTCGCGACCTGGTCGGCGAGGCCGCCGGACCTGCAGACGCGGCCGTCACCGGACCGGCCGGGATCGCCACCGACACCGTGAAGGTGTTCAGCAGCGGCGACAAGATCCTGCTTCTCGGGACGATCCTGCTGGTCGCGATCATCCTGCTGGTCATCTACCGGTCGCCGGTCCTGGTGGTCGTGGCGCTGGCCGGTGTCGGTGTCGCGATGCGGCTCGCCGAGACGGTGGGCGCGATGATGGCCGACGCAGGCTGGTTCGACGTCAGTTCACAGACCGCGTCGATCATGACCGTGCTGCTGTTCGGCGTCGGTACCGACTACGCACTGATCGTCACCGCCCGCTACCGCGAGGCCCTCGCCGAGGAACCGGACCGCTCCGCCGCCATGATGCGGGCGCTGCGGGGAGTGTCCGAGGCGATCCTGTCGAGTGTCTCGACGATCGTCCTGGCCATGCTGGCTCTGCTGGCGGCGATCTCTCCCGCCTTGCGCGGCTTCGGCCCGTATCTCGCGCTGGGTGTCGCCTCGATGGGGCTGGTCGCCTTCACCTTCACCCCTGCGCTGATGCTGCTCTTCGGAGGAAAACTCTTCTGGCCGTCCACCACCCGAGCAGCATCGAGCCGCGTCGGCGGCAAGGTCTGGGAACGAGTCGCGGATCTGGTCGACCGCTCGCCGAAAACCGTACTGGTATCCACACTCCTCGGGTTGCTCGTGATGACCGCGGGCCTGGCCGGCTACCGCGAAAGCTTCGATTTCATCAGCGGATTCCGCATCGACACCCAATCCGAGTCCGGCCAGAACATGATCGCCGACGCCTTCGGGCCGGGGGAGATCGCGCCGTCCACCGTCTACGTCACCACCCCGCCCGGGACGCCGCCGCCCGACTGGAACCAGATCACCAGCCGCCTGTCGGACGTGGACGGGGTGGCCCGAGTGGGTGAGCGCCCGGAGGTCGGCGCGGGCGGGACGACGGCAGCATTCCAGATCGTCTTCACCGACAACCCCTACAGCCCGGAGGCATTGGACCGCGTCGACACTCTCGCTGCCGCAGCGCAGTCCGCCGCAGCCGATGCGGGGATCGCTGACGCGCAGGTCCTCGTCGGAGGCGAGAGCGCACACGCCGCCGATATCCGGTCAGCACTCGATCGCGACAACTGGGTGGTTGCCGCGCTGGTCCTCGTGATCGTCGCTGCCGTCCTGGCGCTGCTGCTGCGGTCGGTACTCGCACCGCTGTACCTGATCGGGACGTTGGTGCTGTCGTTCACCGCGACACTGGGGCTCACGACCTTCGTCACCGTCACGGTGCTCGGGGACGCCGGAATCGGGAACCGGGTCGCGGTCTACATATTCGTGTTCCTGGTCGCCCTGGGCGTCGACTACACCATCTTCCTGATGAGCCGCTACCGGCAGGAACTGTCGACGCATCCACCGCGGGCCGCGCTGCGGGTGGCCCTCACCCGATCGGGCGGGGTGATCTCGTCCGCAGGGCTCATCCTGGCGGCCACCTTCGCGGTCCTGACCACCCAACCGATCCGGGAACTGTTCCAGTTCGGACTGGCGATGGCCATCGGAATCCTGCTCGACACCTTCGTCGTCCGGCCGCTGCTCGTTCCCGCGATCATGCGGCTGCTCGGAGACAGAGCACTGTGGCCGAGCGTGGTCGAGACGCGGGCGAAGCCGGTGATGGCGCCGTCCCACGTCTGA
- the soxR gene encoding redox-sensitive transcriptional activator SoxR: MPAATDLLTIGQVAERVGIATSAIRFYEDQGLIESERTSGNQRRYRRHVLRRLSLILVAKRLGIPLSEVSDVFADLPHDRMPGQQDWERISRRWVAHLEARRRELEQLEREITGCIGCGCLSLQRCAVLNPGDRLGADGPGPRRLPHEG, encoded by the coding sequence ATGCCTGCGGCAACTGATCTGTTGACGATCGGCCAGGTCGCCGAGCGGGTGGGGATCGCGACGTCGGCGATCCGGTTCTACGAGGATCAGGGGCTGATCGAGTCGGAACGCACGTCCGGTAATCAGCGCCGCTATCGGCGGCACGTGTTGCGGCGGCTGTCGCTCATCCTCGTTGCGAAGCGGCTCGGTATCCCCCTGTCGGAGGTCTCGGACGTGTTCGCCGATCTGCCGCACGACCGGATGCCCGGCCAGCAGGACTGGGAACGGATCTCCCGGCGGTGGGTCGCGCATCTCGAGGCGCGGCGGCGTGAACTCGAACAGCTCGAACGGGAGATCACCGGTTGCATCGGCTGTGGCTGCCTGTCGCTGCAGCGGTGCGCGGTTCTCAATCCGGGTGACCGGCTCGGCGCGGACGGGCCCGGTCCGCGCCGGCTGCCACACGAGGGCTGA
- a CDS encoding DUF485 domain-containing protein, which translates to MTTTDLGSGVPPQRSAPDAQAFLDMQASPQFQELRHRLRHFVFPMTAFFLAWYAIYVLLATYAPGFMATEVIGHVNLGIVLGFGQFVSTFVITALYVKFANRELDPRAAAIRDELEGPVK; encoded by the coding sequence ATGACCACCACCGACCTCGGTTCGGGGGTACCGCCGCAGCGCAGTGCCCCCGACGCGCAGGCCTTCCTCGACATGCAGGCCAGCCCGCAATTCCAGGAGTTGCGACACCGCTTGCGGCACTTCGTGTTCCCGATGACCGCGTTCTTCCTCGCGTGGTACGCGATCTACGTGCTGCTCGCCACGTACGCACCCGGCTTCATGGCCACCGAGGTGATCGGACACGTCAACCTCGGGATCGTCCTCGGGTTCGGGCAGTTCGTGTCGACGTTCGTGATCACCGCGCTGTACGTGAAGTTCGCGAACCGTGAACTCGATCCCCGCGCCGCGGCGATCCGCGACGAGCTGGAAGGGCCGGTCAAGTGA